The following coding sequences lie in one Xiphophorus maculatus strain JP 163 A chromosome 4, X_maculatus-5.0-male, whole genome shotgun sequence genomic window:
- the ero1a gene encoding ERO1-like protein alpha has product MESMVFLLLFLLQVSRSAHGRCFCQVTGELDDCTCDVETIDSFNNEQIFPKLQPLLESHYFRFYKVNLNKPCPFWTADSHCGLRDCAVKPCSPNEVPEGIRSVPHDKYSAEANQQPLTECEKEKHLGAVDVSLSEKTREALLDWRKHDDEAERFCVVDDEESPDSQYVDLLLNPERYTGYKGPEAWQIWNSIYEENCFKPFTVKRPLMPFQSSSGSEARTFYSWLEGQCVEKRAFYRLISGLHASINVHLSARYLLDDTWFQRKWGHNVSEFRQRFDSDLTAGEGPKRLRNLYFLYLIELRALAKVLPFFNQPSFRLYTGRPEEDTKHKELLLEILNLARSFPLHFDETSLFAGDEKEAAQLKEDIRLAFLNISRIMDCVGCFKCRVWGKVQTQGLGTALKILFSERQIEALPQSREQRPSFQLSRQEVVSLLNAFGRISTSIRELKTFRSLLAEER; this is encoded by the exons gtcACAGGTGAACTGGACGACTGTACATGCGACGTCGAAACCATTGACAGTTTCAACAACGAGCAGATTTTCCCCAAACTTCAACCTCTCCTGGAGTCCCACTACTTCAGGTTCTACAAG GTGAATCTGAACAAACCGTGTCCTTTCTGGACGGCGGACAGCCACTGTGGTCTGAGAGACTGCGCTGTGAAGCCTTGCTCACCT AACGAAGTTCCAGAGGGAATCCGATCCGTTCCACACGACAAG TATTCTGCAGAGGCGAACCAGCAGCCGCTGACTGAATGTGAGAAGGAGAAACATCTGGGAGCTGTGGATGTTTCTCTGAG tgagaaGACAAGAGAAGCTTTATTGGATTGGCGCAAACACGACGACGAGGCCGAGcgtttctgtgttgttgacg ACGAGGAGTCACCGGACTCCCAGTACGTCGACCTGCTGCTGAACCCGGAGCGTTACACAGGCTACAAAGGTCCGGAGGCATGGCAGATCTGGAACAGCATCTACGAGGAGAACTGCTTCAA gCCGTTTACCGTCAAGCGACCGCTCATGCCTTTTCAGAGCAGCTCAGGAAGTGAAG CGCGGACCTTCTACAGCTGGCTGGAAG GTCAGTGTGTGGAGAAGCGAGCTTTCTACCGCCTGATATCTGGTCTCCACGCCAGCATCAACGTTCATCTGAGCGCACGGTACCTCCTGGATG ACACTTGGTTTCAGAGGAAGTGGGGTCACAATGTGTCTGAGTTCAGGCAGCGCTTTGACTCTGATCTGACGGCCGGCGAAGGCCCCAAGAGGCTCCgcaacctctacttcctgtACCTGATAGAGCTGAGAGCGTTGGCCAAAGTTCTGCCGTTCTTCAATCAGCCGTCCTTCCGGTTGTACACGGGTCGACCAGAGGAGGACACGAAACACAAAGAGCTGCTTCTAGAGATCCTAAATCTGGCCAG GTCTTTTCCTCTGCACTTTGATGAGACTTCTCTGTTTGCTGGAGATGAAAAAGAAGCAGCACAACTGAAG GAGGACATCAGGCTGGCGTTTCTCAACATCTCCAGGATCATGGACTGCGTCGGCTGCTTTAAATGTCGTGTCTGGGGAAAAGTACAG ACTCAGGGATTAGGTACGGCTCTGAAGATCCTGTTTTCAGAGCGACAGATTGAAGCGCTGCCCCAGTCCAGAGAGCAACGACCCAGTTTCCAGCTCAGCCGGCAGGAAGTCGTCTCTCTCCTCAACGCCTTTGGAAG GATTTCCACGAGCATCAGAGAGCTGAAGACCTTCAGATCGCTGCTGGCAGAGGAGCGATGA